In Miscanthus floridulus cultivar M001 chromosome 5, ASM1932011v1, whole genome shotgun sequence, one genomic interval encodes:
- the LOC136450142 gene encoding uncharacterized protein isoform X8, with protein MALPSLEELAREAVSNMEALRTEPVAEGETAVSSVQVVSQVLSQNSSNLFLKSVGIKLVPSSKSSSSNESELREQLAAEATAAVQGEIDELRKRSEEAEEKLARTQKEMDEYKKLTEISNKAMEENNALLKRILAINNASST; from the exons TGGAGGAACTAGCAAGAGAAGCAGTT tcaaatatggaagctttgaggacagaacctgttgctgaaggtgagacagcagtgtccagtgtgcaggttgtgtcccaggtgctctcccagaacagctcaaaccttttcctgaagagtgttggcatcaaactagtgccatcctccaaatcatcatcatcaaatgaaAGCGAGCTTCGGGAGCAACTAGCAGCCGAAGCTACGGCTGCTGTACAAGGTGAAATCGATGAACTCAggaagagaagtgaagaagctgAGGAAAAGCTGGCGAGGACACAAAAGGAGATGGATGAGTATAAGAAGCTGACAGAGATAAGCAAcaaggcaatggaggagaacaatgcgctgctcaagcgtatcttggccatcaacaatgcttcttcgacatga
- the LOC136450142 gene encoding uncharacterized protein isoform X7, with the protein MFSLHNCVEELAREAVSNMEALRTEPVAEGETAVSSVQVVSQVLSQNSSNLFLKSVGIKLVPSSKSSSSNESELREQLAAEATAAVQGEIDELRKRSEEAEEKLARTQKEMDEYKKLTEISNKAMEENNALLKRILAINNASST; encoded by the exons TGGAGGAACTAGCAAGAGAAGCAGTT tcaaatatggaagctttgaggacagaacctgttgctgaaggtgagacagcagtgtccagtgtgcaggttgtgtcccaggtgctctcccagaacagctcaaaccttttcctgaagagtgttggcatcaaactagtgccatcctccaaatcatcatcatcaaatgaaAGCGAGCTTCGGGAGCAACTAGCAGCCGAAGCTACGGCTGCTGTACAAGGTGAAATCGATGAACTCAggaagagaagtgaagaagctgAGGAAAAGCTGGCGAGGACACAAAAGGAGATGGATGAGTATAAGAAGCTGACAGAGATAAGCAAcaaggcaatggaggagaacaatgcgctgctcaagcgtatcttggccatcaacaatgcttcttcgacatga